In Bacteroidota bacterium, the following are encoded in one genomic region:
- the pepT gene encoding peptidase T, producing MSKSTFQHTVRERFLRYVTIDTESDPESATFPSTEKQKDLGKILVDELLSIGIIDAHLDEYGYVYATIPANTDKKVPVVCFCSHIDTSNDCSGTGVKPIVHANYKGQDLVLPDDTSVVIRMAEHEELKNQIGNDIITASGTTLLGADNKAGLAAIVDAAKILSENQYLKHGKIRILFTPDEEIGRGVYKLDMKKLGAKFGYTIDGETAGSIENETFSANGAIVTIRGVSAHPGYSKGKMENALKIAARIVAKFPDKLGPEHTEGRQGFIHPVTFEGNVEKATIKLIIRDFTELGLNRHGKVLKRIVDTVLKLYPNSHAEVKITEQYRNMGKVLRRHPQVVANALEALHRAGFKQPKLSAIRGGTDGSKLSYMGLPCPNLFAGEHAFHSKQEWVSVQDMEKAAETIVHLSQVWEEKTLK from the coding sequence ATGTCAAAATCTACATTCCAGCACACTGTCAGGGAACGCTTTTTGCGTTATGTAACCATAGATACCGAGAGCGATCCTGAAAGCGCCACCTTTCCCAGTACCGAGAAACAAAAAGACCTCGGGAAAATACTTGTAGATGAACTTCTATCCATTGGAATCATTGACGCTCACCTTGATGAATATGGGTATGTATATGCCACAATCCCAGCTAATACTGATAAAAAAGTTCCTGTTGTCTGTTTTTGTTCACATATTGACACTTCGAACGATTGTTCAGGAACTGGAGTAAAGCCCATTGTACATGCAAATTATAAGGGGCAAGACTTGGTATTGCCAGATGATACCTCGGTGGTGATTCGTATGGCAGAACACGAAGAATTAAAAAATCAGATCGGCAATGACATCATCACAGCAAGTGGTACTACTTTGCTTGGCGCCGATAACAAAGCAGGTCTAGCGGCCATCGTGGATGCAGCCAAGATTTTGAGTGAAAATCAATATCTTAAGCATGGAAAAATCCGAATTTTGTTCACCCCGGATGAAGAAATCGGTCGAGGTGTGTATAAATTGGATATGAAAAAATTGGGTGCCAAGTTCGGGTATACGATTGACGGTGAAACGGCTGGAAGTATTGAAAATGAAACTTTTAGTGCCAACGGAGCGATTGTCACAATTCGTGGAGTATCTGCACACCCAGGCTATTCCAAAGGGAAAATGGAGAATGCATTAAAAATCGCTGCACGAATCGTAGCAAAATTCCCGGACAAACTAGGCCCGGAACATACTGAGGGTAGGCAAGGTTTTATTCACCCTGTAACTTTTGAAGGCAATGTTGAAAAGGCGACGATTAAGCTTATTATTCGAGATTTCACAGAATTAGGTTTAAACCGACACGGCAAAGTGCTCAAACGTATCGTGGACACTGTTTTAAAACTTTACCCGAACAGTCATGCGGAAGTTAAAATCACAGAGCAATATAGGAATATGGGTAAGGTGCTTCGTCGTCATCCTCAAGTAGTCGCCAATGCTTTAGAGGCACTCCATCGTGCTGGGTTCAAGCAACCAAAATTAAGTGCCATACGTGGCGGAACCGACGGCTCAAAGTTGTCATATATGGGCTTGCCCTGCCCCAACTTATTCGCTGGCGAACACGCTTTCCATTCTAAACAAGAATGGGTGTCTGTACAAGATATGGAAAAGGCAGCGGAGACGATTGTCCATTTATCCCAGGTTTGGGAGGAAAAGACCCTTAAATAA